In one Cloacibacillus porcorum genomic region, the following are encoded:
- a CDS encoding flagellar biosynthesis protein FliR: MFGFLKNVPSVNIQAFVALGLFGVSLLLARMVVNIQSGKWPGSAVWVTYLRMVLGFTFAASIGLGLYSFAGIDILFSR, translated from the coding sequence TTGTTTGGATTTTTAAAAAATGTGCCATCGGTGAACATTCAGGCCTTTGTAGCCCTCGGCCTATTCGGCGTATCGCTCCTTCTCGCACGTATGGTCGTCAACATACAGTCGGGGAAGTGGCCGGGAAGCGCGGTCTGGGTGACCTACCTGAGGATGGTGCTCGGCTTTACCTTTGCCGCCTCCATTGGGCTTGGCCTATACAGCTTTGCGGGGATAGACATTCTATTCAGCAGATGA
- a CDS encoding Gfo/Idh/MocA family protein, translated as MEAVRVGVVGVGHLGMHHARVYTEILGAQLVGVVDINDERAHTIAEPLGVSAYNDFETFLKDTRPDAVSIVVPTSMHYEIAKKAMEHGVHVLVEKPVTTSVDEAERLLHLAVEKDVILQVGHIERFNSAVEHAREFIKDPYFIQTHRMGPFSPRISDVGVVLDLMIHDVDIILSMINSDLVSISAIGKCIRTDHEDIASVQMRFANGAMAQILVSRVSEKRLRQMEITEAERFVTVNYETQDITVQRCVRQSGGNIVEVMEHPVFPKTEPLKMELQHFISCIRDGLQPMVGIKDGKRALEVCVAALRQIHEEKKQNYSLLSAI; from the coding sequence ATGGAAGCAGTAAGGGTTGGAGTCGTAGGCGTCGGACATCTTGGGATGCACCACGCGAGAGTATATACGGAGATACTGGGAGCTCAGCTTGTCGGCGTGGTAGACATCAACGACGAACGCGCGCATACGATAGCGGAGCCGCTGGGTGTCAGCGCATACAACGATTTTGAAACCTTTCTCAAGGACACGCGCCCGGACGCGGTCAGCATTGTCGTTCCCACCAGCATGCACTATGAGATCGCAAAAAAGGCAATGGAGCACGGCGTCCATGTGCTCGTCGAAAAGCCCGTCACGACAAGCGTCGACGAGGCGGAGAGGCTTCTGCACCTCGCGGTGGAGAAGGACGTCATCCTGCAGGTCGGCCACATAGAGCGCTTCAACAGCGCCGTGGAGCACGCCCGTGAATTCATCAAAGATCCGTATTTCATCCAGACACACCGCATGGGGCCCTTCTCGCCGCGCATCAGCGACGTCGGCGTGGTGCTTGACCTCATGATACATGACGTAGACATCATCCTTTCGATGATAAATTCGGACCTCGTCTCGATCTCGGCGATCGGCAAGTGCATCCGCACGGACCATGAGGACATCGCCTCGGTCCAGATGCGCTTCGCCAACGGCGCGATGGCTCAGATACTTGTCAGCCGCGTCTCCGAGAAGCGGCTGCGCCAGATGGAGATCACGGAGGCGGAGCGCTTTGTGACGGTCAACTATGAGACGCAGGACATCACCGTACAGCGCTGCGTCCGCCAGAGCGGCGGAAACATCGTCGAGGTGATGGAGCATCCCGTGTTCCCTAAGACTGAGCCGCTCAAGATGGAGCTCCAGCACTTTATCTCATGTATCCGCGACGGGCTGCAGCCGATGGTCGGCATCAAAGACGGCAAACGCGCCCTTGAGGTATGTGTCGCCGCGCTGCGCCAGATCCATGAAGAAAAAAAACAGAATTATTCGCTGCTTTCGGCAATATAA